From Jiangella mangrovi:
CGTTTCGCTCACCTCACCCGCTCCAGGGCCGCATCGCAGACCCTGGAGCGGCGATGTTCGGCTCTCAGGCCGAAGGCCACCGACACGATGCGGCCGCAGGGGCGTCCGTCAGACACGCTCCAGGCCGCGTCAGTCTTTGTCGATCATGGAAAAGGGCGGGTTCCGCGGCGCTGGAGACCCGCTTTTCTCCATGATCAAGAAGGATCCGGGGTCGCGGGACCACCCGGGTCGCGCGAACCGTCAGCTGAGGCCGTCGACGTAGCCGGAGCGGGCGAACCGCTCGCGCGCCACCGTCCAGGCGTACCGGTCGAAGCGGCCGTCGTCGCGGATGGCGCCGACGGCGCCGTAGGCCATGAGCAGCGCCTGGTCGATGTTCTCGAGGACGAACAGGCCCTGCCGGCCCAGCGTGACGACGCGGCGGATCATGCGGGCCCAGTTGTCGACGTCGCTGAGGTCGTGCTCGTAGCCCACCCGGTAGATGGGGTACACCTGGCCGATGCGGCGCGACTCGACGTGCACCCGGTTGACCTTGGGCAGCCCGGTGAGGCCCAGGGTCTCGTCGACGAGGTCGGCGAGCGACTCGTCGTCGAGGCCCCACACGTCGTCGGTCATGGAGCACGGGATCTCGGCGCACAGCACGGACCGGTCGGCGGGGTCCGACGGGTTGGCGCGGTAGTTGGCCGGCTCGGAGATGCGGATGACCGGCGTGCGCGGGTCGGGGATGTCGTGGGAGTCGTGCGGACTCCACCGTCCACCCTGGTGCACGACGTAGACCAGCAGCATGGCGCGGTAGCGCAGCCGCGCCGACGACTCGATGGACGTCAGCGACGGCGCCGGGCGGGCGATGCGCGCGAGCACCGGCAGCGGCAGCGTCGAGAACACCAGCCCGCCGGTGATGAGGTCGCCGTCCTGCGTGCTGACCTCGACCTCGTCCTCGGTGACGCGAACGCGGTCGACCTCGGCCTCGCAGCGGATCTCGACCCCGGCCGTGACGGCGGCGTCGGCGAGCGCCTCGACGAGCTGCCCGAACCCGGTGCGCGGGTAGTAGTAGCCGCCACCCGTGGCCGACGCGCCACCGGCGCCGGGCTTGCCGCCCTTGCG
This genomic window contains:
- a CDS encoding protoporphyrinogen/coproporphyrinogen oxidase — its product is MTGSYDLIVIGAGPAGLAAAWRAAQRGMKVTLLERADHVGGLAASFEVGGVRVDQGSHRLDPNTPPAILHDLRALLGDDLQQRRRSSRIRVGDQWLGLPLRAEEAARKLPPSFLAKVARDSAVSKFRREESETYGGLVRTRVGPALYESVYGPLAEKQWGLPGDRISADQARRQTDRLGTWRVAARALRRGRKGGKPGAGGASATGGGYYYPRTGFGQLVEALADAAVTAGVEIRCEAEVDRVRVTEDEVEVSTQDGDLITGGLVFSTLPLPVLARIARPAPSLTSIESSARLRYRAMLLVYVVHQGGRWSPHDSHDIPDPRTPVIRISEPANYRANPSDPADRSVLCAEIPCSMTDDVWGLDDESLADLVDETLGLTGLPKVNRVHVESRRIGQVYPIYRVGYEHDLSDVDNWARMIRRVVTLGRQGLFVLENIDQALLMAYGAVGAIRDDGRFDRYAWTVARERFARSGYVDGLS